In the Nicotiana tabacum cultivar K326 chromosome 16, ASM71507v2, whole genome shotgun sequence genome, one interval contains:
- the LOC142170171 gene encoding uncharacterized protein LOC142170171, whose protein sequence is MERYKERIGLAQAVVNVSNKIWAFIDEIFEVTILYNMTQQLTLRLTHTETHVELILTLVYAKCDRIERIELWDSLYAMTSDMTLPWLVGGDFSVIWDEEEKFGGLPVSLIEVDDFRHCINTCNLTNLGFKGSIFTWWNGRSEEVCIFKRLDRCFGNHELQQTFPGLEVTHLSKIGSDHCPMLLKCDIETPPIKKSFRFLNFWTKHETFIDLVKENWNADFSANPFCIFNYKLKKLKKALSTWSRATYGDIFQKIASLEEVVLVHERQFEVNPTQMIRQRLQQVQAEMIKYLALEEEFWRQKAGMLWFKDGDRNTKFFHAQVNGRRKRLKLSRIQNSLGNWIEEDHLIAEEALKFYKDQFTESAVPNDFDILNHVPSMVDSDHHERLMALPSNEEVKRAVMGLNGDSAGGPDGFIGAFYQTCWEIIEEDVVQMVKAFFCS, encoded by the coding sequence ATGGAGAGGTATAAAGAAAGAATTGGTTTGGCACAGGCTGTGGTGAATGTATCAAACAAGATTTGGGCTTTTATTGATGAAATATTTGAGGTTACTATTCTGTATAACATGACTCAACAACTGACTTTGAGATTAACGCACACTGAAACACATGTTGAGCTCATCCTTACACTAGTTTATGCCAAATGTGATCGCATTGAAAGAATTGAACTATGGGATTCTTTGTATGCAATGACATCAGATATGACACTACCATGGCTAGTTGGAGGCGACTTTAGTGTGATATGGGATGAGGAAGAGAAATTTGGAGGCTTACCAGTTTCTCTCATTGAAGTAGATGACTTTAGGCATTGCATCAATACCTGCAACTTGACAAATTTGGGATTTAAAGGAAgcatatttacatggtggaatggaaGATCAGAGGAAGTCTGCATTTTTAAAAGATTGGACAGATGTTTTGGCAATCATGAATTGCAACAGACCTTTCCTGGATTGGAGGTAACTCACCTGTCCAAAATTGGGTCTGATCATTGCCCAATGCTGCTGAAATGTGATATAGAAACTCCTCCAATTAAGAAGTCATTCAGATTTCTTAACTTCTGGACTAAGCATGAAACCTTCATAGATTTAGTAAAGGAGAATTGGAATGCTGATTTTAGTGCTAACCCTTTCTGCATTTTTAACTACAAGTTAAAGAAGCTTAAGAAAGCACTATCTACCTGGAGCAGAGCTACATATGGGGATATATTCCAGAAGATTGCAAGCCTTGAGGAGGTGGTCTTGGTTCATGAAAGACAATTTGAAGTCAATCCTACACAGATGATTAGACAAAGATTACAACAGGTCCAAGCTGAAATGATTAAATATCTTGCATTAGAAGAAGAATTCTGGAGACAAAAAGCTGGCATGTTATGGTTCAAAGATGGTGATAGAAACACTAAATTCTTCCATGCTCAAGTTAATGGGAGAAGGAAGAGACTGAAATTATCAAGGATCCAGAATAGCCTTGGTAACTGGATTGAAGAAGATCACTTAATAGCAGAAGAAGCACTAAAGTTCTACAAGGATCAATTTACTGAGAGCGCAGTCCCAAATGATTTCGATATTCTAAATCATGTACCTTCAATGGTAGATAGTGATCATCATGAAAGATTGATGGCCTTGCCTTCCAATGAAGAAGTGAAGAGAGCAGTTATGGGGTTGAATGGAGACTCAGCTGGTGGACCGGATGGTTTCATTGGAGCCTTTTACCAAACATGCTGGGAAATTATTGAAGAAGATGTTGTCCAAATGGTCAAGGCTTTCTTTTGCAGTTAG
- the LOC142170170 gene encoding uncharacterized protein LOC142170170: MTFADMRPISLSNFVNKIFSRVIHERLVELLPNIILEEHAGFVKGRSIVENVLLTQEVITDIRLRTKAGPNVVIKLDMKKTYDRLSWLFLTKILRKMGFSEAFIGLIFNLIGNNWYFVLIIGQPNGFFKSSRGVKQGDPLSPTLFILAAEALSRGLNSLHTNLYFCGFGMPKWSPKINHLSYADDTIIFCSSDETSLRLVMEVLQAYESSSGQLVNKTKSATYLHHLTDNEKKGRLLPGINHQGYGQTSVMEGQTPICMRQSCFNRKCPAEYPNSYAVPAEFGIDEDIHNVNNMVENGMWNVDKMFEGLPEDLANHIVQNIRPPTESSQLDTPFWMLETRGHFTVKSAWDYLRRRANPKLAYKMIWVKGLPFKISFFLWKEESLVHLFFTSNAARSIWSYFLRRAGIALDGLSLHQAITKCWTAPIVPRLKPVLQALPAFIVWELWKRRNSLKYGEAMSVSKVIYQVSSTLQSLVQLKKPGLHVPHKGWIKVNTDGACRGTPGRSSIGFCIRDEAGDLIYAEGREISEGTNNESKAVTIVEALKMCKNLNYCRIWLQTDSMLLKNIIEESWKSPWYITEHVGEILILKEQSTIKVTHIFREGNTLADHLANYALDEGNTECHGFWDLDSKGRRIINEDKIQCISSKLKPNLIVESEMVVLMHCIQSTGRTLKMGFRTFTIYYTWKRLTSKGSNAIAWEIS, from the exons atgaCCTTTGCAGATATGAGACCAATCAGTCTTAGTAACTTTGTTAACAAGATTTTCTCTAGGGTTATTCATGAGAGGTTGGTTGAATTATTACCAAACATAATCTTAGAGGAACATGCAGGTTTTGTGAAGGGCAGGAGCATAGTTGAGAATGTACTGTTAACTCAAGAAGTCATTACGGATATCAGGTTGAGAACAAAAGCAGGTCCAAACGTTGTGATTAAGCTTGATATGAAAAAAACTTACGACAGGCTATCATGGCTATTCCTGACCaaaatactaaggaaaatgggatTTTCTGAAGCTTTTATTGGCTTGATCTTTAATTTGATTGGGAACAATTGGTACTTTGTGCTTATAATTGGCCAGCCTAATGGTTTCTTCAAATCATCGAGGGGAGTTAAACAGGGTGACCCTTTGTCACCAACTCTATTTATTCTAGCAGCAGAAGCACTTTCTCGGGGATTGAATTCACTACACACTAACCTGTATTTCTGTGGATTTGGAATGCCAAAATGGAGCCCAAAAATAAATCATCTATCATACGCTGATGATACAATCATTTTTTGTTCATCTGATGAAACTTCATTGAGACTTGTCATGGAGGTTCTGCAAGCTTATGAATCATCATCTGGTCAACTGGTGAACAAAACCAAATCAGCCACATACCTGCATCATTTAACGGATAATGAG aagaaGGGGAGACTATTACCAGGGATTAATCACCAAGGTTATGGACAAACTTCAGTCATGGAAGGGCAAACTCCTATCTGTATGAGGCAGAGCTGTTTTAATCGCAAATGTCCTGCAGAGTATCCCAATTCATATGCT GTGCCTGCAGAGTTTGGTATCGATGAGGATATTCATAATGTCAACAATATGGTTGAAAATGGTATGTGGAATGTGGATAAAATGTTTGAGGGCCTACCTGAAGATTTGGCAAACCACATTGTGCAGAATATTAGACCACCAACTGAAAGTTCACAGCTAGATACTCCTTTCTGGATGCTTGAAACAAGGGGACATTTTACAGTAAAATCTGCATGGGATTACCTGCGAAGAAGAGCCAACCCAAAATTAGCTTACAAGATGATATGGGTAAAAGGTTTACCTttcaagatatccttcttccTGTGGAAG GAGGAGTCTTTAGTACATTTGTTCTTCACATCAAATGCAGCTAGAAGTATTTGGAGTTACTTCCTGAGGAGAGCAGGAATTGCATTAGATGGGTTGTCATTACATCAAGCAATTACAAAGTGTTGGACAGCACCAATAGTACCTAGATTGAAGCCAGTGTTACAAGCTTTACCTGCATTCATTGTATGGGAACTTTGGAAGAGAAGAAACAGTTTGAAATATGGAGAAGCAATGTCAGTGAGCAAAGTTATTTACCAGGTGTCATCTACTTTGCAATCACTGGTCCAACTGAAAAAGCCAGGACTACATGTGCCTCACAA AGGATGGATCAAAGTGAATACGGATGGAGCATGTAGAGGGACCCCAGGGAGGAGTTCAATTGGTTTCTGCATAAGGGATGAGGCAGGTGATTTGATATATGCAGAAGGAAGGGAGATTTCTGAAGGAACCAACAATGAATCAAAAGCTGTAACTATTGTGGAGGCATTGAAGATGTGCAAAAATCTTAATTATTGCCGGATATGGCTGCAGACAGATTCTATGCTATTAAAGAACATTATAGAGGAATCATGGAAGTCTCCATGGTATATTACTGAACATGTAGGGGAGATTTTAATATTGAAGGAACAAAGTACCATCAAGGTCACACACATTTTCAGAGAAGGGAATACATTAGCAGACCATCTTGCCAATTACGCTCTCGATGAAGGAAATACTGAATGCCATGGTTTCTGGGATCTGGACTCAAAAGGAAGGAGGATTATTAACGAAGATAAGATACAAT GTATTTCATCGAAGCTAAAGCCTAATCTTATAGTAGAATCTGAAATGGTGGTATTAATGCATTGCATTCAATCCACTGGGAGGACATTAAAGATGGGCTTTCGCACTTTTACAATATATTATACATGGAAACGACTCACGTCAAAGGGAAGTAATGCAATAGCATGGGAAATAAGCTGA